GTTTCACGTTACGCCGAAGGAGCGCCAGACCGGGCGCTTTCTCTACCTGGTGAAACCACAAATCGCCATCGTGCTGCTCACCCTGACCGGGCTGATTTGGGGCGGCATTCAGGTGGCGCGCGGCCAGGTGGATGACCCTTCCGGCTATGTCATCAATATCTTTTGGGGTGCCGTCAACATTGCCGCGATGTTGCCGCTGATCCTCGCCGCCATCTGGACGCCGGACGAAGAGGAGGCGCGAACATGAGAACGCGCGACGCACTGCTTTCTGCACGCAGTTACATCACTATCCTGCTCGGTTTTCTGCTCGGCTTCGCCATCGTGGTGTGGGTGGAAAAACAGATGCCGACCCGCGTTGAGAGCAGCGGTGGCATGGCGCTCAGTAAAGATTTCCCGCCGCTGCCCACCTCGCGTGCGCTCACCTTTGAGGAGGCGATCTGGGCGCGCGTGGCCTGGCAATATTACGTCAACAATACGCAACCCAACGGCCTGCCGAATGCCCAGGATGGGCAGGCGTGGTTCAGCTTATGGAGCGCGGGCAGCTATCTGCTGGCGGTGATTGCCGCACAACAGTTGCACATCCTCAGCGAAGCAGAGAGCGATGCGCGCATCAGCAATGCGCTGGCAACACTCGGCGGGCTGCCACTTACGCCGCAGGGCGTGCCAGCGGCCTACTATCACTCCGATACGCTGAAAATTCTCGGCAAACCGGAAAGCTCCGCCATCGGCATGGGCCGCCTGCTGGTGGCGCTGCAAACCCTGCTCTGGCGCTCGCCGCAGCACGCGGAGGCGGTGCGCGATCTCTTTAACCGCTGGCAGGTGGGCGCGCTTATCGTCACCAGCGGCGCAACGCAGGCCGCCGCGCCGCTGCATCACTGGGCGCTGGCCACCGATGAGCCGCGCAACAGCTTTGGCTATCGACTTTATGCCAGCCATACGCTGCGGCTGATCGACAGCGCCGCCGGGCTGGCAGTGACCAACCCGCCTGAGGGGCAGCAGATGATCGATATCGACGGCATTATGGTGCCCGATGAGGGGCTGCGCACACCGTGGGGACGCCAGCCTTCGCTCATTAGCCTCCCCTATCTGTTAACTGGCCTTGAGCTGGGCTTTGATGCGCAGAGCGCCGAAATTGCCTTTCGCATCATGCAGATCCAGCAGCGCCGCCACAGCCTGCGGGTGCGTAAACCGCCCATCAGTACCGACTATGCCGAACCCGCGCCGGACTTTATCAATGACCTGCCCAACCGCCAGCCTATCGACAATGAGGCGCTGCGCGATGCGCCGCCTGAGCTGACGGCGATCACCTCGACCCGCTCGGCCTTCGCCTGGTATGCCCTGTTTCGCAACAGCTGGAGCGAGGCCCTGCGCCAGCAAGCGCAGGTGCTGCAAGTGCCGGGCAAAGGGTGGCAGCGCGGGCATAACCTCAACAACAGCGTGAACAGCGTGATTGATGCCGACACCAATGCCATCGTGCTGGAGAGCCTGGCCTATATCGCCCACGGCCAGATGCTGTGCCTGGCCTGTTTTAACCCCGCGCCCCGTTCCCCTTCGTCAGCAGGAGCTACGCCATGAAGCTGAAAGCACTACTCTTTTTTCCCCTGTTGGCCGGGTTTATGGCGCTCTGGATGACGCTGAGCCAGGCGCGCGCTGGCGATCTTCCGGCATCGGACTATGCGCCGCGCAGCGGCAAGCTGACGGCGCAAGAGATGACGATGGCGAGAAACGCCTGGCAATACTTTGTCGCCAACTACCAGCCCACCACCGGGCTGGTTAACGCGGTAAACAAATACCCCTCCACCACCATGTGGGACAGCGGCTCCTACCTTGCTGCGCTGACGGCGGCACGCGAACTGGGGATTATCGATAAAGCGGAGTTTGATCGGCGGATGCTGAAGATCCTCGCCACCATCAACAAGCTGGATCTGTTTCGCAATGAGCTGCCCAACAAAGCCTATAACACCCTCACCGCACAGAAGGTGAACTACACCAACAAACCGGGCGAGATTGGCTTCTCGGCGCTTGATATCGGGCGCATGTTGATCTGGCTGAAGGTGATCAAAGAGCGCTACCCGGAGTATGGCAACAGTATCGATAACATCGTGCTGGGCTGGGATTTTAGCCATGCTGTTGACCCGTGCGGCACGCTCTACGGTGCTTACCTCGAAAATGGTCAGCCGAAGTATGTGCAGGAGGGGCGCCTCGGGTATGAGGAGTATGGTGCCGCCGGTTTCCAGCTGTGGGGCTTCAACACCTGCCAGGCGAGCCGACCGCAGCCCTATGAGCTGGCGGAAATTTACTGCGTGCTGGTGCCCTACGACACGCGCGATCCGCGCGCCACCTCGCAGCACAACTATGTGGTGACTGAATCCTATCTGCTTTACGGTCTTGAGTTCGGCTTTGATAACCCGAACGATCGCAACAACAGCCCGCGCAACTACTCCCATCCGTGGATGAAAAACTTCGCCGACCGCGTCTACCAGGCGCAGGAGAACCGCTACACCATTACCGGCGTGCTCACCGCACGCTCCGAGCACCAGCTCGATAAAGCCCCCTACTTCGTCTATGACACGGTCTACACCGATGGCTATGACTGGAACACCATCACCGATAAAGGGCAGTTTATGCCCAGCGCCGCCGCCGTCTCCCTGAAAGCGGCGCTCGGCATGTGGGTGCTGTGGGATTCCCCCTACACCGATCGCCTGATGAGCGCCATCGAGAACGCCAACGAAGAGGGCAAGGGTTACTACGAAGGGCTGTATGAGAATGGCGACGGCCCGATCAAAGAGTTCACCGCCAACAACAACGGCATCATGCTTGAGGCGCTGCTGTTCAAAAAAGAGGGCAAGCTGCTGCAATTCAACACCGATAACCCGAAAAACCGCAACTTCGCCCCGTCGCTGTGGGAGAAGAAGCTGGTCGATCTGTTTGAGGAGAACAACGCCCGCCGTAACCGACCGTTCCTTGAGAGCACGCCGTCGGTGAAAAACTGGTGTCAGCAGACCGGCACCACCCAGCGCACGAAACCTGCCTGCCAGGCGTGCCAGTGCGCCTCCTGTAATGCGGATGAGCCTGTGAAGCTGCCGCCGGTGACTGCGCAATGTCTAAAACCGTAGTTCGCTGGCTGGCGATCCTTCTGCTGCTGCTCGCCGCCTTTGCGCTATTTCGCGAGGGCGGCGCAGGCTGGCGCTGGCTGACGAAAGGGGCGTGGAACACCACCGCGCGCGTCAGCAGCCTGACGCCGCAGGAGCGCGAGTGGGCCGCCATCGCCTGGCGTTACTTCGTCAATAACACCCAGCCGCAAACCGGGCTGGTCAACGGCAGCGACAAGCAGCCGCGCGTTACGCTGTGGCAGATGGGCGACACGCTTATCGCCCTGCTGGCGGCAAAAGATCTCGATCTGGTTGATGATAAGGAGTTTGACGCGCGCCTCACCCGCCTGCTCGGCACCCTCAACCGGCTAATGCTTACCGATACCCGCACGCCCGGCAGGCTCTACTCCAGCCAGACGGCGACCATCGTCGACTTTAGCGGCAAGCCGGTGAAGAGCGGCTGGTCGGCGAAAGATATGGCGCGGTTGATGCTGGCGCTGCGCCTGACCGCCGAACGCGCGCCGCAGTACCGCGAGTATCTCGACAAAGTGATCCTGCGCTGGAATTTCTGCCCGGTCATGGATGGCGAAGGCGAGCTGTGGTCCGCCTCGCTGCAAAACGGCCAGCCGGTGGTGCGCGAAGAGCTGCGCCTCGGCGAGAGCGAATATGCCGCCAGCGCCTTCCGCCTGTGGGGTTTCCCGGCCGGGAAAGCGCTCACGCCGCCGTCAAAAAACGTCATCATCTACCAGCGCAGCCTGCCGGTGGATGCCCGCGATCCGCGCACTACCTGGCAGCCGTCAATCCTCTCAACGGTGCCAGCAATGTTGCCGGGGCTGGAGTTTGGCTGGCAGCCGCCGGGGCTGAGTGACGAGGTGCAAACCCTGCTGCGCGATCGGGCGCAGGGCGTCTGGCTGACACAGAAAACGCGCTGGGAAAAAGAGAAGATCCTCACCGCCCGCGCCGACTTCACCCTCGCGCAGGCACCGTGGCACGTGGAGGACAGCGTGTGGGGAAATGGCTATGCGTGGAACACCCTCGGCGATGACGGCAAATATTACCCGCGGCTGTCGCAGGTAACGACCAAAGCAGTGTTTGCCTTGTGGGTGTTGTGGGATACCGCCTACACCAATGCCCTGATGGCAGTGACGGAACACCTGAACGACCCCGAACGCGGCTGGTTTGAGGGACGCGTTGAAGCGACGGGCGATATCAACAAAATGGTGACGCTCTCCACCAACGCGATGGTGCTGGAGGCGCTGCTCTACAAAGCCAACGGCGGGCCGCTCTTTCGCGACGGTTTAATCGACGATGAGAGCTATTTCGTGCGCCGCACGACAGATGAATTTAACAAACCCGGCCTCTGCCTGCCGGGTGAACGCACCCCGAGGGCCGCGCCATGAAATTCTACCGCGATCTCTTTGAAGCGAGTCTGAGCCGCGTCTTCCCGGATGATGAGAAACGCGCCT
This Kosakonia cowanii JCM 10956 = DSM 18146 DNA region includes the following protein-coding sequences:
- a CDS encoding DUF3131 domain-containing protein, which translates into the protein MRTRDALLSARSYITILLGFLLGFAIVVWVEKQMPTRVESSGGMALSKDFPPLPTSRALTFEEAIWARVAWQYYVNNTQPNGLPNAQDGQAWFSLWSAGSYLLAVIAAQQLHILSEAESDARISNALATLGGLPLTPQGVPAAYYHSDTLKILGKPESSAIGMGRLLVALQTLLWRSPQHAEAVRDLFNRWQVGALIVTSGATQAAAPLHHWALATDEPRNSFGYRLYASHTLRLIDSAAGLAVTNPPEGQQMIDIDGIMVPDEGLRTPWGRQPSLISLPYLLTGLELGFDAQSAEIAFRIMQIQQRRHSLRVRKPPISTDYAEPAPDFINDLPNRQPIDNEALRDAPPELTAITSTRSAFAWYALFRNSWSEALRQQAQVLQVPGKGWQRGHNLNNSVNSVIDADTNAIVLESLAYIAHGQMLCLACFNPAPRSPSSAGATP
- a CDS encoding DUF3131 domain-containing protein, whose protein sequence is MSKTVVRWLAILLLLLAAFALFREGGAGWRWLTKGAWNTTARVSSLTPQEREWAAIAWRYFVNNTQPQTGLVNGSDKQPRVTLWQMGDTLIALLAAKDLDLVDDKEFDARLTRLLGTLNRLMLTDTRTPGRLYSSQTATIVDFSGKPVKSGWSAKDMARLMLALRLTAERAPQYREYLDKVILRWNFCPVMDGEGELWSASLQNGQPVVREELRLGESEYAASAFRLWGFPAGKALTPPSKNVIIYQRSLPVDARDPRTTWQPSILSTVPAMLPGLEFGWQPPGLSDEVQTLLRDRAQGVWLTQKTRWEKEKILTARADFTLAQAPWHVEDSVWGNGYAWNTLGDDGKYYPRLSQVTTKAVFALWVLWDTAYTNALMAVTEHLNDPERGWFEGRVEATGDINKMVTLSTNAMVLEALLYKANGGPLFRDGLIDDESYFVRRTTDEFNKPGLCLPGERTPRAAP
- a CDS encoding DUF3131 domain-containing protein codes for the protein MKLKALLFFPLLAGFMALWMTLSQARAGDLPASDYAPRSGKLTAQEMTMARNAWQYFVANYQPTTGLVNAVNKYPSTTMWDSGSYLAALTAARELGIIDKAEFDRRMLKILATINKLDLFRNELPNKAYNTLTAQKVNYTNKPGEIGFSALDIGRMLIWLKVIKERYPEYGNSIDNIVLGWDFSHAVDPCGTLYGAYLENGQPKYVQEGRLGYEEYGAAGFQLWGFNTCQASRPQPYELAEIYCVLVPYDTRDPRATSQHNYVVTESYLLYGLEFGFDNPNDRNNSPRNYSHPWMKNFADRVYQAQENRYTITGVLTARSEHQLDKAPYFVYDTVYTDGYDWNTITDKGQFMPSAAAVSLKAALGMWVLWDSPYTDRLMSAIENANEEGKGYYEGLYENGDGPIKEFTANNNGIMLEALLFKKEGKLLQFNTDNPKNRNFAPSLWEKKLVDLFEENNARRNRPFLESTPSVKNWCQQTGTTQRTKPACQACQCASCNADEPVKLPPVTAQCLKP